Proteins from a single region of Carassius gibelio isolate Cgi1373 ecotype wild population from Czech Republic chromosome B15, carGib1.2-hapl.c, whole genome shotgun sequence:
- the rtn4rl1b gene encoding reticulon-4 receptor-like 1b codes for MFKRGCGLEFLLVLCGLELSWSCPRHCICYMAPSTVSCQAHNFLSVPEGIPPHSERIFLQNNKIHRLLRGHFSPTTVTLWIYSNNITYIEPTTFQGFTLLEELDLGDNRHLRSLSAETFHGLNRLHALHLYRCGLSALPNNIFQGLRNLQYLYLQDNHLEYLQDDIFVDLHNLSHLFLHGNRLWSLHQNTFRGLGALDRLLLHHNQLQSVDRLAFHDLRRLTTLYLFNNSLTELAGECLTQLPALEYLRLNDNPWECDCKALSLWDWLKKFRGSTSSVGCVAPVELAGKDLKQLKKEDFPNCSGSESLHQSKIKTWAGTDKVSLKPPQTHPHHPQLNEQYPSPPSPLPQPPPAINGVHAGPGGTLGIVPAQRPGRSRNCTRQRVRGSKGKGPNEVHILKEMADKEYSSPDFTGKYDETSSDGSNTRRKHKCTPRTSVQPPSGVQQANNWGNSHHTHFFLSNILGLLVFILR; via the exons GCTGTGGGCTGGAGTTCCTGCTGGTACTCTGTGGGCTGGAGCTCTCCTGGTCCTGCCCACGTCACTGCATTTGCTACATGGCCCCAAGCACTGTCAGCTGCCAAGCCCACAACTTCCTGTCCGTCCCGGAAGGCATCCCTCCACACAGTGAGCGCATCTTCCTCCAAAACAACAAGATCCATCGACTGCTGCGGGGCCACTTTAGCCCTACAACAGTTACTCTTTGGATTTACTCCAACAATATCACATATATCGAACCAACTACTTTCCAAGGGTTCACCTTGCTGGAGGAATTGGACCTAGGAGACAATCGCCACCTACGTTCACTGTCTGCAGAAACCTTTCACGGGCTGAACCGGCTCCATGCCCTCCATCTATACCGCTGTGGCCTCAGTGCACTGCCGAATAACATCTTCCAGGGTCTCCGCAACCTCCAGTATCTCTACTTGCAG GACAACCATTTGGAGTATCTGCAGGATGATATTTTTGTGGACTTGCACAACTTGAGCCACCTGTTTCTTCACGGGAACCGACTGTGGAGCCTGCaccaaaatacatttagaggACTGGGTGCTTTGGACCGGCTGCTACTTCACCACAACCAACTTCAGTCGGTGGACCGCCTGGCATTCCATGACCTGCGACGGCTCACTACCCTCTATTTGTTCAACAACTCCTTGACAGAGTTAGCTGGAGAGTGTCTGACCCAGCTACCTGCACTGGAGTACCTTCGCCTCAACGACAACCCTTGGGAGTGTGATTGTAAGGCTTTATCACTGTGGGACTGGCTCAAAAAGTTTCGGGGGTCCACGTCGTCAGTGGGTTGTGTAGCACCGGTAGAACTGGCAGGCAAAGATCTGAAGCAGCTGAAGAAAGAGGACTTCCCAAATTGTTCTGGATCGGAATCCCTGCACCAAAGTAAGATCAAGACTTGGGCAGGAACGGATAAAGTCTCACTGAAGCCtccacaaacacacccacaccaCCCCCAACTGAATGAACAATACCCTTCCCCTCCCTCTCCCCTACCGCAACCACCCCCTGCCATAAATGGTGTACATGCAGGACCGGGAGGGACTCTGGGCATAGTCCCTGCTCAGAGGCCAGGCCGCTCTCGGAACTGCACACGCCAACGTGTCAGGGGCAGCAAGGGAAAGGGACCTAATGAGGTCCACATCCTAAAGGAGATGGCGGATAAGGAGTACTCCTCTCCCGATTTCACCGGGAAATATGATGAAACATCTTCTGATGGTTCAAACACCCGTAGAAAGCACAAATGTACCCCCCGGACCTCTGTGCAACCCCCTAGTGGGGTCCAGCAAGCCAACAACTGGGGAAACTCTCATCATACACATTTCTTTCTCTCTAATATTCTGGGACTGCTTGTGTTCATTCTGCGCTGA